The following coding sequences are from one Limnobacter sp. SAORIC-580 window:
- a CDS encoding sulfite exporter TauE/SafE family protein, with product MFDPVFIVSLLVLGVVSGVLAGLLGIGGGMLLVPFLTFLMVSQGVPVEHVVHSSIATSLAIIMFTSISSMRAHHKAGAVRWDIVKFLTPGILIGGFIGSKVVSYLPTKELAFVFGAFVIFSAYQMYADKKPKPSRTLPGKAGLAAVGGVIGAASAIVGAGGGFLSVPFMVWSNINLRNAVATSAALGFPIAVFSSAAYVINGQHLQGMPAGSLGYVYLPAVACVAAMSVLFAPYGAKLAHTLPVKKIKRIFALLLAFIAMSMIYKAVTGF from the coding sequence ATGTTCGATCCGGTTTTTATAGTTTCACTGCTTGTTTTGGGTGTAGTCAGCGGCGTGTTGGCTGGCTTGTTGGGCATTGGTGGCGGCATGCTGCTGGTGCCCTTTCTCACTTTCCTGATGGTTAGCCAGGGCGTTCCCGTCGAACATGTGGTGCACTCCTCCATTGCCACCTCACTGGCCATCATCATGTTTACCAGTATTTCGAGCATGCGTGCTCACCACAAGGCTGGCGCGGTGCGATGGGACATCGTGAAGTTCCTCACCCCAGGTATTCTCATCGGTGGGTTTATTGGATCAAAAGTGGTGTCTTATTTGCCCACCAAAGAACTGGCATTCGTATTCGGTGCTTTTGTTATTTTTTCCGCTTACCAAATGTATGCCGACAAGAAACCCAAACCAAGCCGCACTTTGCCGGGGAAAGCAGGTCTTGCGGCTGTGGGTGGCGTAATTGGGGCAGCCTCGGCAATTGTAGGCGCCGGGGGTGGGTTTCTGTCGGTGCCCTTTATGGTGTGGAGCAACATCAACCTGCGCAATGCTGTGGCAACATCCGCTGCCTTGGGTTTCCCGATTGCCGTGTTTTCAAGTGCCGCTTACGTAATCAACGGGCAACATTTGCAAGGCATGCCAGCCGGGTCACTGGGCTATGTTTATTTGCCCGCTGTGGCCTGCGTGGCAGCGATGAGCGTGCTATTTGCCCCTTATGGTGCAAAACTGGCGCACACCCTGCCTGTCAAAAAGATCAAGCGCATTTTTGCACTGCTGCTGGCTTTCATTGCCATGTCCATGATTTACAAGGCAGTTACCGGCTTTTAA
- the lgt gene encoding prolipoprotein diacylglyceryl transferase — protein sequence MFVHPEFDPIAISIGPVAIRWYGLMYLLAFVAFIMLAKRRLHLFPAIKMSDVDNMLTWAVLGVILGGRLGYVFFYKPDYYMANPGEILAIWEGGMSFHGGFLGVLLVCFIYGRYKDWKFFDVMDFVAPAVPIGLALGRLGNFINGELWGRPTDGWWGVVFPQAGDAIARHPSQLYQMSLEGIALFIGLWWFASKPRPRAAVSAWFLIGYGAARFVVEYAREPDRFLGTLSLGLSMGQWLCVPMILGGFALLAWSRNKPTGLETMTALEAAQAKAGKGSKRSK from the coding sequence ATGTTTGTACATCCTGAATTCGATCCCATTGCCATTTCGATCGGCCCTGTGGCCATTCGCTGGTACGGTTTGATGTATTTGTTGGCTTTTGTTGCCTTCATCATGCTCGCCAAGCGCCGCTTGCATTTGTTCCCGGCCATCAAAATGTCCGATGTGGACAATATGCTGACCTGGGCGGTTTTGGGTGTCATTCTGGGTGGTCGATTGGGCTATGTGTTTTTTTACAAGCCTGACTACTACATGGCCAACCCTGGCGAAATTCTCGCAATTTGGGAAGGCGGAATGTCTTTTCATGGTGGGTTTCTCGGCGTGTTGCTGGTGTGTTTTATTTACGGCAGGTACAAAGACTGGAAGTTTTTTGATGTGATGGATTTTGTGGCGCCCGCTGTGCCAATCGGATTGGCCTTGGGTCGTCTTGGCAACTTTATCAATGGTGAGTTGTGGGGGCGCCCGACCGATGGCTGGTGGGGGGTTGTGTTTCCGCAGGCGGGCGATGCAATTGCACGCCACCCATCACAGCTTTACCAAATGAGTTTGGAAGGTATTGCCTTGTTCATTGGGCTTTGGTGGTTTGCCAGCAAGCCACGCCCGCGTGCGGCAGTGTCAGCCTGGTTTTTGATTGGCTATGGTGCCGCCCGTTTTGTGGTGGAGTATGCCCGTGAGCCAGACCGCTTTTTGGGTACGCTTTCTCTGGGATTGTCGATGGGGCAATGGTTGTGTGTGCCCATGATTCTGGGTGGGTTCGCCTTGTTGGCCTGGTCAAGAAACAAGCCCACAGGGCTTGAAACCATGACTGCGTTGGAAGCTGCCCAGGCAAAAGCAGGCAAGGGCAGCAAACGCAGCAAGTGA
- the ilvD gene encoding dihydroxy-acid dehydratase: protein MSINRRSKNITQGVARSPNRAMYFAMGYKDEDFNNPMIGIANGHSTITPCNSGLQPLADAAVKAVKEAGGNPQIFGTPTISDGMSMGTEGMKYSLVSREVIADCIETAVQGQWMDGVLVIGGCDKNMPGGMIGMARMNVPGIYVYGGTIKPGRYKGKDLTIVSAFEAVGEFTAGRMSEEDFKGIEKNACPSSGSCGGMYTANTMSSAFEALGMSLPYSSTMSNIDAEKVTSTEESARVLIEAVRNDLKPRDIITKKSIENAVAVLMATGGSTNAVLHFLAIAKAADVAWSYEDFERVRLRTPVICNLKPSGQYVATDLHDAGGIPQVMKILLDAGLLHGDCITITGKTIAETLADIPSVPRADQNVIMPIEKALYKQGHLAILKGNLAPEGAVAKITGLKNPVITGPAKVFDDEQSAMDAILGDKIKDGDVIILRYLGPKGGPGMPEMLAPTSAIIGKGLGETVGLITDGRFSGGTWGMVVGHVAPEAYVGGPIALIKEGDSITMDAHQKLLQINVSDEELAKRRESWVKPKPRYTTGVLAKFAALASSASKGAVTDGDLDL from the coding sequence ATGAGCATCAATCGACGTTCCAAGAACATCACCCAGGGCGTGGCCCGTTCGCCCAACCGCGCGATGTACTTCGCCATGGGTTACAAAGACGAAGACTTCAACAACCCCATGATTGGTATTGCCAACGGTCATTCCACGATCACGCCTTGCAACAGTGGCCTGCAGCCATTGGCCGATGCAGCGGTGAAAGCAGTGAAAGAAGCTGGCGGCAACCCGCAAATTTTCGGAACCCCAACCATCTCCGATGGCATGAGCATGGGCACCGAGGGCATGAAGTATTCACTGGTCAGCCGTGAAGTGATTGCTGACTGTATCGAAACTGCGGTGCAAGGCCAGTGGATGGATGGGGTTCTGGTCATCGGTGGCTGCGACAAGAACATGCCTGGTGGCATGATCGGCATGGCCCGCATGAATGTGCCCGGCATTTATGTTTATGGCGGCACCATCAAGCCTGGGCGTTACAAAGGCAAAGACCTGACAATTGTGTCTGCCTTCGAAGCGGTGGGTGAATTCACTGCTGGCCGCATGAGCGAAGAAGATTTCAAGGGCATCGAGAAGAATGCATGCCCAAGTTCTGGTTCTTGTGGCGGCATGTACACAGCCAACACCATGAGCTCGGCATTCGAGGCATTGGGCATGAGCCTGCCCTACTCCAGCACCATGTCAAATATCGATGCGGAAAAGGTCACTTCGACTGAAGAATCAGCTCGCGTGCTGATCGAAGCGGTGCGCAACGACCTGAAGCCCCGCGACATCATTACCAAAAAGTCGATTGAAAATGCAGTGGCTGTGCTGATGGCCACTGGCGGATCGACCAATGCTGTGCTGCACTTCCTGGCCATCGCCAAGGCAGCGGATGTGGCCTGGAGCTACGAGGACTTCGAACGCGTGCGCCTGCGTACCCCCGTCATTTGCAATTTGAAGCCTTCTGGTCAGTATGTTGCAACCGACCTGCACGACGCGGGTGGTATTCCACAAGTCATGAAGATTTTGCTGGACGCCGGCCTGCTGCACGGCGATTGCATCACGATTACCGGCAAAACGATTGCTGAAACACTGGCAGATATTCCGTCGGTGCCCCGTGCAGATCAAAACGTGATCATGCCCATCGAGAAAGCCCTGTACAAGCAAGGTCACCTGGCGATTTTGAAAGGCAACCTGGCGCCCGAAGGTGCTGTGGCCAAGATTACCGGCTTGAAGAACCCTGTGATTACCGGCCCAGCCAAGGTATTTGACGACGAACAAAGCGCGATGGACGCAATTTTGGGCGACAAAATCAAAGACGGCGATGTGATTATTCTTCGCTATCTGGGCCCCAAAGGCGGCCCAGGCATGCCCGAAATGCTTGCCCCAACCTCGGCAATTATTGGCAAAGGTCTCGGCGAAACAGTAGGCCTGATTACCGACGGTCGTTTCTCGGGCGGTACCTGGGGTATGGTGGTAGGCCACGTGGCACCGGAGGCTTACGTTGGTGGCCCAATTGCACTGATCAAGGAAGGCGATTCCATCACTATGGATGCGCACCAGAAATTGTTGCAGATCAATGTTAGCGACGAAGAATTGGCGAAGCGCCGTGAAAGCTGGGTAAAACCCAAACCACGTTACACCACGGGTGTACTGGCCAAATTCGCAGCCTTGGCCAGCAGCGCCAGCAAAGGTGCCGTCACCGATGGTGATCTCGACCTGTAA
- a CDS encoding TIGR04438 family Trp-rich protein, with protein MIFILLGILLLTMKLGGVHPVSNWEWFSIALPFLMAICWFELFEPWLGLDVRRQQFRKRQLEARIRHFQNKKPRRQRRGFPFR; from the coding sequence ATGATTTTTATCCTTCTGGGCATCCTTTTGCTCACAATGAAACTAGGCGGTGTTCATCCCGTAAGCAATTGGGAGTGGTTCTCCATTGCTTTGCCCTTCCTCATGGCCATTTGCTGGTTTGAACTTTTTGAACCCTGGCTTGGTCTGGATGTTCGCCGACAGCAGTTTAGAAAGCGCCAGCTAGAGGCACGCATTCGACATTTTCAAAACAAAAAACCCCGACGCCAGCGCCGGGGTTTTCCTTTTAGGTAA
- a CDS encoding c-type cytochrome, producing the protein MIKQMGVLAIAATMVALPLSASADEALAKSKACLACHQVQKKVVGPAFKDVAAKYKGQAGAEAMLAGKIKNGTKGVWGPVPMPAQNVTEDEAKKLAAWVLAL; encoded by the coding sequence ATGATCAAGCAAATGGGTGTCTTGGCGATTGCAGCCACCATGGTTGCTCTACCGTTGTCAGCCAGCGCCGACGAAGCATTGGCCAAGAGCAAAGCCTGCTTGGCCTGCCATCAGGTTCAGAAAAAAGTAGTTGGTCCGGCTTTTAAAGACGTTGCCGCCAAGTACAAAGGTCAAGCAGGTGCAGAAGCAATGCTGGCCGGCAAAATCAAGAACGGTACCAAAGGCGTTTGGGGTCCTGTTCCCATGCCTGCTCAAAACGTGACCGAAGACGAAGCCAAGAAATTGGCCGCCTGGGTACTGGCGCTGTAA
- a CDS encoding tripartite tricarboxylate transporter substrate binding protein BugE — MIFCGIKKTLFTAMLLTCATGSAIADNYPSKTITLVVPFAAGGTTDIVARIVADKLGKELGQSVIVDNRGGGGGSIGAGLVAKAAPDGYTLGVSTLSTHAVISACNPKVPYNPVKDFKAITNMAGSPNVLTVNPKFPAQDFKQFLTHVKKNPGKLSFATSGQCSIQQMVGEQFKVETGTDILHVPYRGAGPALNDLLGGSVDMMFDNLPSSMSHIKADRLRALAVAWPNRLESLPNVPTFKELGLTAVNEPVWYGLVAPAATPDSIVQKLNAATVKVLKLPEVQERLRASGAEPVGNTPAQHAAEIRQEMERMHALVKKQNIQFDGS, encoded by the coding sequence ATGATTTTCTGCGGTATCAAAAAAACACTATTCACTGCAATGCTGCTGACCTGTGCAACAGGCTCAGCCATCGCTGACAATTACCCCAGCAAAACTATCACACTGGTAGTGCCGTTTGCGGCGGGAGGAACTACTGACATTGTTGCCAGAATTGTGGCGGACAAGTTGGGTAAAGAACTGGGACAATCTGTGATCGTCGACAACCGCGGTGGCGGCGGTGGCAGCATTGGTGCTGGCCTGGTGGCCAAGGCAGCACCCGATGGGTACACCTTGGGTGTGTCTACACTGTCAACACATGCGGTAATCTCGGCCTGCAACCCGAAAGTGCCCTACAACCCGGTCAAAGACTTCAAGGCCATTACCAATATGGCGGGTTCTCCAAATGTTTTAACCGTGAATCCAAAGTTTCCCGCGCAAGACTTCAAACAGTTTTTGACGCATGTGAAAAAGAACCCGGGCAAGTTGAGTTTTGCAACATCAGGGCAGTGCAGTATTCAGCAAATGGTGGGTGAGCAGTTCAAGGTTGAAACAGGCACTGATATTTTGCATGTGCCGTATCGCGGTGCCGGCCCTGCACTGAATGACCTGCTGGGCGGGTCTGTGGACATGATGTTCGACAATCTGCCTTCATCCATGTCGCACATCAAGGCAGATCGCTTGCGCGCCTTGGCTGTGGCCTGGCCTAACCGGCTTGAATCACTTCCGAATGTACCCACCTTTAAAGAGTTGGGATTAACGGCAGTGAATGAACCAGTTTGGTATGGGTTGGTTGCACCTGCTGCCACTCCCGATTCCATTGTTCAAAAGTTGAACGCCGCCACAGTGAAAGTTCTCAAGCTACCTGAAGTTCAGGAACGCCTGCGGGCCAGCGGTGCAGAGCCTGTGGGAAACACACCTGCTCAACATGCTGCTGAAATCAGGCAGGAAATGGAACGAATGCACGCTTTGGTGAAAAAGCAGAACATTCAGTTTGACGGGTCTTGA
- a CDS encoding branched-chain amino acid ABC transporter substrate-binding protein produces the protein MNLSRFRYLKHSLLCVPVLMTLAGGAVHAKDVLVKIGHIAPLSGPQAHYGKDNESGARLAIDDLNKMKIQVDGGTAKFQLVAEDDAADPKTGAIVAQKLCDMKVNGIVGHLNSGTTIPASRIYYDCGIPQITPSATTPKVTKQGFESVFRVIAHDGVLGVALAKYAVDEMKVKRVVVIDDRTGYGQPLADIFTKQLEAKGVKVLERHYTNDKATDFAAILTSVKRVNPDLVFYGGMDAQAGPMLRQMKQLGIKAKLIGGDGICTTELMRLGGDNVGSNVLCAEGGMALSKMPGGPAFEKRFKAQFKADIQVYAPFVYDAVMTMGMAMKNAKSADPKKYLPKLKEIRHEGVIGTIAFDEVGDVLNAAVTLNSYGPQGKFPVKVVN, from the coding sequence ATGAACCTTTCCCGTTTCCGGTATTTAAAACATTCATTGTTGTGCGTACCGGTGTTGATGACTTTGGCAGGCGGTGCTGTCCACGCCAAGGACGTGTTGGTCAAGATAGGGCACATTGCCCCGCTCTCGGGACCACAGGCCCACTACGGCAAAGACAATGAATCGGGCGCCAGGTTGGCGATCGACGATTTGAATAAAATGAAAATTCAGGTGGATGGTGGCACCGCCAAGTTTCAGCTGGTTGCAGAAGACGATGCCGCTGACCCAAAAACTGGTGCGATCGTGGCGCAAAAATTGTGTGACATGAAAGTAAACGGCATTGTAGGGCACTTGAACAGCGGCACCACCATTCCCGCATCCCGTATTTATTATGACTGCGGAATTCCCCAAATTACACCTTCAGCCACCACACCCAAAGTAACAAAGCAAGGGTTTGAGTCGGTGTTCAGAGTGATTGCGCACGATGGCGTGTTGGGCGTTGCCTTGGCCAAGTATGCAGTCGACGAAATGAAAGTGAAGCGGGTGGTGGTCATTGATGACCGCACCGGTTATGGACAGCCATTGGCTGATATTTTTACGAAGCAGCTTGAAGCCAAAGGCGTGAAGGTGCTGGAGCGCCACTACACCAATGACAAGGCCACTGACTTTGCGGCCATCTTGACCTCGGTCAAGCGTGTGAATCCTGACCTGGTGTTTTACGGGGGTATGGACGCACAGGCAGGCCCAATGCTGCGCCAGATGAAGCAATTGGGTATCAAGGCAAAGCTGATTGGCGGTGATGGTATTTGTACAACCGAATTAATGCGTTTGGGCGGAGACAATGTGGGCTCGAATGTGCTTTGCGCCGAGGGCGGTATGGCCTTGAGCAAAATGCCGGGCGGACCCGCATTCGAGAAACGATTCAAAGCCCAGTTCAAGGCGGACATTCAGGTTTATGCGCCTTTTGTATACGATGCAGTCATGACCATGGGCATGGCCATGAAAAATGCAAAGTCAGCAGACCCCAAGAAGTATCTTCCGAAGTTGAAAGAGATTCGGCACGAGGGAGTGATCGGGACTATTGCATTTGATGAAGTCGGTGATGTGCTGAATGCTGCGGTGACATTGAATTCTTATGGCCCTCAAGGAAAGTTTCCGGTCAAGGTTGTGAATTAA